The DNA window CAGCTTTTATAGTCAAATACTACATCTTTGACTATACCCACATCTTTTCCTGCTTTTGAGTAAACCCTTAAGCCGATCACTTCTCCCTTGTCGATAAAATCATCAGCATTTTTAGTTTTTCTTAAATTCTTCAAAGAGCTCATATCATTTATAATTACTGCATCTGTTCCAAGATTAATTATGTCCTCTGCCAGTACAACCTTTTTGTTAAGCTCATAGCTTCTGCACTCCAGCAAAAATGCCAAAAGTCTTTTCTTCTTGGGGCAAAAAATTATATTTTTCACAACCCCAACCTTTTTTCCATCCTCAATGCAAATTACCGGCAATCCTAGAACCTCACTGTATCTTTCCATAAACATCTCTCCGTTTAAAAACTAATGTGTTTATGTCTAGAATTATTATTTCACTGTTACTATTAAAAAATACACAACTTTCGGTTTGACTTAAATTTCAAATTCATATAAAATTGATTCGTTGCTATGTTTTTTGCACTTAAAGATAATTAAAATGTAAAATATTATTATTTTTAATAAATTTTAAATATCCTATGTAATATGTGAGGCTGGTGTAATTATGAATAACGAAAAACCATCTTTTGAAAAACTCGGAGTAAATTTACCAACTATTTTACTTCCCCAAAAAGGTACTGACATGTCCAAATGGGCTGTTGTTGCTTGTGACCAGTATACCTCTGAACCCGAATACTGGACTGAAGTAGAAAAAAATGCAGGGGACAACCCTTCTACCCTGAAACTTACTTTCCCTGAAGTCTATCTGGAAAATGGGAACAGTGAGGAAAGAATTCAGCAAATTAACAGTTCCATGGAAAAATACATTAAAGAAAACATACTGGAAGCCCATGGACCATGTTTCATTTATGTGGACAGAAAAACTTCCCATACAGCTTCAAGAAAAGGTCTTATAATGGCCGTTGACCTTGAAAAGTATGATTATGCAGCTGGTTCACAAACCTTGATTCGTGCAACGGAAGGAACCGTAATCGAAAGACTCCCTCCTAGAATCAAGATTAGAGAAAATGCTTCTTTAGAGCTTCCTCATGTAATGCTACTAATTGATGATCCTGAAAAATCTATAATTGAACCTTTGGCACAAAAGACTGATTCTCTGGAAAAAGTCTATGATTTTGATCTTATGATGAAAGGCGGTCACGTCAAAGGTTATAAAGTTGAAGATGAAGTAACTGTCGGCAATATACTTTCAGCCCTTGACAAACTCGCTGATCCTGAACATTTCAGCCAAAAGTATTCTGTTGGAAGTGACAAAGGTGTACTGCTCTTTGCAGTTGGAGATGGCAACCATTCTCTTGCTTCTGCCAAAGGGCACTGGGAAATTATAAAGTGCGGCCTTTGCACTCAGGAGCTTGAGAACCACCCTGCAAGATATGCTCTTGTAGAAGTTGTTAACGTTCATGACGAAGGTCTTACTTTCGAGCCGATACACAGGGTTGTGTTCAATGTTAATGCTGACGATCTCTTAAACAGTATGGTAAACTTTCTTGGAAATGAAAATTGTACCTACAAGAAATTGGATTCAATGGAATCAATCTTTAATGAGCTTCAAGCAATGAGATCAAACAAATCCGCTCACGCAGTGGGCTTTTGCACCAGCGAAGGCTTCGGTGTAATTGAAGTTGCCAACCCATCCCACAACTTGGAGGTCGGCACTCTTCAATGCTTCCTCGATGAGTACCTAAAGACCAATAAAGATATTAAGTTTGATTATATACACGGAGAAGACGTTGTTTTAAAGCTTGGCACCCAAAAAGGCAACATTGGCTTCTTCCTTCCTAAGATGAGCAAGCATGACCTTTTTAAAACAGTAATTCTTGACGGTGTACTCCCAAGAAAGACTTTTTCCATGGGAGAAGCGGATGAAAAAAGATTTTATCTGGAATGCAGAAAAATTGTAAAATAGATTTTCCCAAAGTCAATTACAAGGGAGCTTTAGTTATATTTTTATTATAACTAAAGTCTCCCTGTTTTTTTAGTATTTTTAAAAATATACTTAATTATATAGTTAATAATGACGAAAAGCTTATTGACACATACATTATTGCCTGATAGAATTATAAAAATTTTCTAATAATTCCTGTCATGCGTTATAATCACGAACTACTGTCAGGTCAGGGGGTCTACTTATGAATATAATTCAAATTAATAACTTAACCAAGCATTTTAAGGTTCTAAACCGTCATGAAGGTCTGCTTGGAGCCGCAAAGGATCTTTTCTCACAGGACTATAAAATAGTAAAAGCTGTAGACGGAATATCAATGCAAATAGCTGAAGGTGAGACAATTGGCTTCGTTGGACCAAATGGTGCAGGAAAATCAACTACCATAAAGATGATGACAGGAGTATTGGAGCCATCCGGCGGTGAAATTAATATCAACGGATACATACCATATAAAGAAAGAAAAAAATATGTTCAAAACATTGGAGTTGTATTCGGCCAAAGGACCCAGCTTTGGTGGGAGCTTCCCGTTATTGAATCCTTCAAGATACTCAAGGAAATATACAGGATAGACAAGAAGGTATACGACGAAAATATGGCTACATTTGACGAACTGGTGAATTTGAAGAGCCTTTACACTACTCCTGTAAGATTTATGTCTTTAGGACAGAGAATGCTCTGTGATATAGCTGCATCTTTCCTTCACAATCCGAAAATTATCTTTCTTGACGAACCTACAATTGGATTGGATGTATCCATCAAGAGCAAAATCAGGACTGTAATAAAGGGATTAAATGAGCAAAAGAATACCACAATACTGCTTACAACACATGACATAAGCGACATTGAAGCCCTATGCAAACGTATAATCATTATCGACAAAGGCTCCATAATATACGATGACGAGCTTTCAGAAATCAACAAAATGTTTGGGGCATACAGGACACTCAAGATCGATATGGGGATTCCTCCTCAAGACCTTGAAGAAAAGATAAGAGCAGCTTTTCCATGCAAAAGTCCAATTCATGTTGAAAAACAGGATGATGGCTGGTTGAGCGTCACAATTAATCAGGACGAAGTTACCTTGATGAATGTACTCAACTTTGTTATGAGCAACTATCCTGTCAAGGATGTCAAGATTGAAGAAATCAAGACCGAAAGCATCATTAAAAAGATATATGAAGGTGAGTTAAAATGAAAAAGTATCTTAGCATATGTAAAAACAGCTTTATTGGCGGACTTGTCTATAGGATGCATTTATACTTTACTATTGCAGGAAATATACTATACATAATTTTGACGTACTTTTTGTGGACATCTATTTACAAGAATTCCAATGGTACGTTAAATGGTATGACCTTTGAGCAAACATTCCTTTACCTTGCATTAGCGGCCTCCATAGGCTGTCTTTTTCAGACGTTTGTAGAATATGATATTGGCAGAAATATCTTAAGCGGAAATATAATTAAAGACCTTACAAAGCCTATGGACTACCAGCTGTTTACCCTGGCGGGAGTTATCGGATTTGCTTTCAACAACCTTTTAATAATAACCGTTCCCTCAATTGTAATTATCTCTATCATTGCCGGTTCACACATACCAGTTGGAATCAATTTAGTATTTTTTGTACTGGCTGTGATATTTTCGTTTTTAATTACTTTCGCCATCGATTACATAATCGGGCTTTTCTCCTTTTATACCGAGTCAATCTGGGGGCTGGCAAATACGAAAAATGTCATAGTATTACTGCTGTCTGGCGCTGCCATACCTTTGAACTTTTACCCTGCAGCAGTAAGAAGAGTAGTCGAATTTCTTCCCTTCCAGGCCATATATAATACACCTATGACTATCTTGCTTTCAAGAGACCTGGGATTTTCCGACTACCTATACTTTTTTGCAAATCAATTGTTTTGGATAGTGGCATTAATTGCTTTGAGCAGGTTATTTTTCAGAAAAGCGATAAAAGTCGTAACGGTTAATGGAGGTTAGCACATGAAAACACTTAGCTTTTATACAAAAATATATTTTATGATTGTTTCCCAGTTTATTAAAGCAAGGATGCAATTTAGAGCCGACTTCATTATAAGCTCTATTGGAGTTATATTTGAGAATATTACCGGTATATTCACTCTCTGGATTTTATTCAAAACAATTCCACTCCTCGAAGGTTGGAACTATTATGAGCTTATATTCATATATGGTTACTCCCAACTTGCATATATAATAGGTCACCTGTTTTTTATTCACATTTGGAACCTGGGATTCCATTTAAGGGAGGGCAATTTCATAAAATACTACTTTAAACCATTAAACTCAATGTTCTATTATATGGCCGATGAATTCGATATTAAGGGACTTAGCCAACTGATAATGGGTATAGTTATACTTGCCTATTCTTCTGCACACCTTGGCCTCAATTGGACTGTCCTTAAAATTTTACTGCTGATTTTGACTTTATTAGGTGCTTCCCTAATAATGGTGTCCATTCTGGTTATTGCCGGTTCCACAGCTTTTTGGGCAACAGATGCCTCAGGATTGTTAGGTTTTACCTTAAGACTCCACAGCTTTGCAAAATATCCCGTTTCCATATTCAATAAATTCTTTAAATTTATGTTTACGTTTATAATACCTATAGGCTTTATTGCATATTATCCTTCGCAAATATTCTTAAGACCACTCGAACACAATAGCCTTATTTTTATCTCACCTTTTATAGGTATAATACTTTTCATTATCGCATACATGGTATGGAATAAAGGTATAAACAGATATTCCGGTACAGGCTCATAAACAACCGTAATTTCATTAATATCATAAAGAGGTGCTTAAGGACCAACTTACTCAGTTAGTTCTTAAGCACCTCTTTTATAAATTTGCTTAAGGTTCCGCACCCCATACCAGCGAATCTGAGATGTATGCAGTTATATTTTTAGAGTCCTGAAAGTTATATCCTTTAGCTAAAAACGAGTAGTCATTACTTTGATCAAATTTACCCCAATCTTCTTTGTTAACAGCACTCAAAATATAGGCATATTCACCTTTTTTCAAAGTACCTGAGTTAAATTTGATTTCCATATACATTTCTGATCCTGAAAGCTCATGGAAACTAATTACTACATCCTTTTGGTTTTCTTGCCTATAAAAGTTTAAATTACTCATACTTCCTTTACCATAATCGTACACCAAAGAGATCAGTTTTGAAGACTTTCCTTTCTTGGATGCAGAATCCTCTTTAGTGAAATAATATCTTACCTTTACTTTTGCAAGGTCAATATCCGCTTTTCCAGAATTAATAATTCTTATTTTCGAACTTATAATTTGGGAATCAACTTGTTTTTGTACACTATATAACTGCAGCTTTAAACTGCCCGTTGCATAATTGCCGCTTATTGCCGTAGCAGTTGGTTTGACCACATTTTTACCAGTAGCTGTCGGTTTAGATACAACAGGTTTCGGACTAGTTGTTGGCTTTGCCAATGGTTTTGTTGCTTGTGCAGCAGGTGTGTTTATTGTCCCAGCTGCTTTTGTCGGCTCATTTCCAGGCTTGGCAGTATTAACAACATCTTTCTGCTGCAAACTCATGGCAGCATCTGAGGTTATAATAACACCATTTGTTGTATCAATGGCGGCAAACAATTCTGAAATCTTTTTTGTGTTGAGCTTTTCCGTTTTAATCTCCTCAAGAGATAAATCCACTCCACACTCTTTTGCCTTTTCCAGCAAATAATATTTACCCATGGAGAGGTCGTTTTTCTCAGCTTCTCTTCTCTCTTCCGGTGTAACCTGTATAACCTTGCTAGTTATATATTTTTCATTTTCACCATTCATTTTTCTATTCAAGTCACGCAAAAATGTCTCAAGTTTCTTCTCAGTATGACTGTTTTTTGAATACTCTTTATTTTTGTTATTTACAGAAGCAGATACAAGAATAACGTTATTTCCCTCAGGATTAATAAATCCACGAGCCTCAGACTTATCAACAAATTCTGTTATCACAGTATATACATTCTTTCCTTCTGCATCAAGCTCCTTGACAATGTCCCCTGCATCATCATTTATAGCTTTTATTTTCAAAACCTCAAATTCCTTGTTAACTGAAAATCCTATACTTGGATTGACATCAACATTGATATATCCATATGAATTATCATACAATGAAACTCTGGAAAACATAAACACCATAATAAAGACCGCTGCAATACTTGACGCAATTGAAGCATATTTATAAATCGGCTTCGTTGTTTT is part of the Acetivibrio cellulolyticus CD2 genome and encodes:
- a CDS encoding anti-sigma-I factor RsgI family protein; the encoded protein is MIRLGIVYEVHSNKAVVLTPDSEFLVIKRTRDMYVGQQVKFNIQDVRKTTKPIYKYASIASSIAAVFIMVFMFSRVSLYDNSYGYINVDVNPSIGFSVNKEFEVLKIKAINDDAGDIVKELDAEGKNVYTVITEFVDKSEARGFINPEGNNVILVSASVNNKNKEYSKNSHTEKKLETFLRDLNRKMNGENEKYITSKVIQVTPEERREAEKNDLSMGKYYLLEKAKECGVDLSLEEIKTEKLNTKKISELFAAIDTTNGVIITSDAAMSLQQKDVVNTAKPGNEPTKAAGTINTPAAQATKPLAKPTTSPKPVVSKPTATGKNVVKPTATAISGNYATGSLKLQLYSVQKQVDSQIISSKIRIINSGKADIDLAKVKVRYYFTKEDSASKKGKSSKLISLVYDYGKGSMSNLNFYRQENQKDVVISFHELSGSEMYMEIKFNSGTLKKGEYAYILSAVNKEDWGKFDQSNDYSFLAKGYNFQDSKNITAYISDSLVWGAEP
- a CDS encoding ABC transporter permease — its product is MKTLSFYTKIYFMIVSQFIKARMQFRADFIISSIGVIFENITGIFTLWILFKTIPLLEGWNYYELIFIYGYSQLAYIIGHLFFIHIWNLGFHLREGNFIKYYFKPLNSMFYYMADEFDIKGLSQLIMGIVILAYSSAHLGLNWTVLKILLLILTLLGASLIMVSILVIAGSTAFWATDASGLLGFTLRLHSFAKYPVSIFNKFFKFMFTFIIPIGFIAYYPSQIFLRPLEHNSLIFISPFIGIILFIIAYMVWNKGINRYSGTGS
- a CDS encoding ABC transporter permease, encoding MKKYLSICKNSFIGGLVYRMHLYFTIAGNILYIILTYFLWTSIYKNSNGTLNGMTFEQTFLYLALAASIGCLFQTFVEYDIGRNILSGNIIKDLTKPMDYQLFTLAGVIGFAFNNLLIITVPSIVIISIIAGSHIPVGINLVFFVLAVIFSFLITFAIDYIIGLFSFYTESIWGLANTKNVIVLLLSGAAIPLNFYPAAVRRVVEFLPFQAIYNTPMTILLSRDLGFSDYLYFFANQLFWIVALIALSRLFFRKAIKVVTVNGG
- a CDS encoding DUF1015 domain-containing protein, coding for MNNEKPSFEKLGVNLPTILLPQKGTDMSKWAVVACDQYTSEPEYWTEVEKNAGDNPSTLKLTFPEVYLENGNSEERIQQINSSMEKYIKENILEAHGPCFIYVDRKTSHTASRKGLIMAVDLEKYDYAAGSQTLIRATEGTVIERLPPRIKIRENASLELPHVMLLIDDPEKSIIEPLAQKTDSLEKVYDFDLMMKGGHVKGYKVEDEVTVGNILSALDKLADPEHFSQKYSVGSDKGVLLFAVGDGNHSLASAKGHWEIIKCGLCTQELENHPARYALVEVVNVHDEGLTFEPIHRVVFNVNADDLLNSMVNFLGNENCTYKKLDSMESIFNELQAMRSNKSAHAVGFCTSEGFGVIEVANPSHNLEVGTLQCFLDEYLKTNKDIKFDYIHGEDVVLKLGTQKGNIGFFLPKMSKHDLFKTVILDGVLPRKTFSMGEADEKRFYLECRKIVK
- a CDS encoding ABC transporter ATP-binding protein — translated: MNIIQINNLTKHFKVLNRHEGLLGAAKDLFSQDYKIVKAVDGISMQIAEGETIGFVGPNGAGKSTTIKMMTGVLEPSGGEININGYIPYKERKKYVQNIGVVFGQRTQLWWELPVIESFKILKEIYRIDKKVYDENMATFDELVNLKSLYTTPVRFMSLGQRMLCDIAASFLHNPKIIFLDEPTIGLDVSIKSKIRTVIKGLNEQKNTTILLTTHDISDIEALCKRIIIIDKGSIIYDDELSEINKMFGAYRTLKIDMGIPPQDLEEKIRAAFPCKSPIHVEKQDDGWLSVTINQDEVTLMNVLNFVMSNYPVKDVKIEEIKTESIIKKIYEGELK
- a CDS encoding PRC-barrel domain-containing protein, with translation MERYSEVLGLPVICIEDGKKVGVVKNIIFCPKKKRLLAFLLECRSYELNKKVVLAEDIINLGTDAVIINDMSSLKNLRKTKNADDFIDKGEVIGLRVYSKAGKDVGIVKDVVFDYKSCTIEGVEISDGLIQDLVKGRNVLPLLGKVEFGADIILVDNEAVEEMTETGRGLKNIIDDI